A stretch of Rhizobium sp. TH2 DNA encodes these proteins:
- a CDS encoding aa3-type cytochrome c oxidase subunit IV, with translation MAEHHSGPVEVGASMDYPEHHKTYKFFINAAKYGAMMIGALMIAMAVGFFSSAGFVFSTLLFVVLSVVGFYVL, from the coding sequence ATGGCCGAACATCATTCCGGGCCCGTGGAAGTGGGCGCTTCCATGGATTATCCAGAACACCACAAGACCTACAAATTCTTCATCAACGCCGCGAAATACGGCGCGATGATGATCGGAGCACTGATGATCGCCATGGCGGTCGGCTTCTTCTCGAGTGCCGGCTTCGTGTTCTCGACGCTGCTTTTCGTCGTGCTGTCGGTCGTCGGCTTCTACGTACTCTGA
- a CDS encoding tetratricopeptide repeat protein translates to MRAPARVLRTMVMTAMLAAGVAACGTTDTTDTIRINKEQGSEQNIASLTAVINSNPSDPEGYNTRGSAYGRAGHFGDALDDFNRAIELNPRFYQAYANRGLIYRNQGKAELALADYNTALQLSPRYDVAFIGRGNIYRQAGQFDAAMNDYNRAIGLDTTDPRAYHNRGLIYQRRGNHAKAIEDFSTAISLSPNSAEPYNGRGISYAALNDNDNAFADFNTAITLDGNLAESWANQALIYERQGNRQKAYRSYAQALKLDPKYQPAMDGVARTRGTTAAN, encoded by the coding sequence ATGCGGGCACCGGCGCGCGTCCTGCGAACCATGGTCATGACCGCGATGCTCGCTGCCGGCGTTGCCGCCTGTGGAACGACCGATACGACCGATACGATCCGCATCAACAAGGAACAGGGCTCCGAGCAGAACATCGCATCCCTGACCGCGGTCATCAACTCCAACCCGTCCGATCCCGAAGGCTACAATACGCGCGGCTCCGCTTATGGCCGGGCCGGCCATTTCGGCGATGCGCTCGACGACTTCAACCGCGCCATCGAACTCAATCCGCGCTTCTATCAGGCTTACGCCAATCGCGGCCTGATCTACCGCAACCAGGGCAAGGCCGAACTCGCGCTTGCCGACTACAACACCGCCCTGCAGCTCAGCCCACGCTACGACGTGGCCTTCATCGGCCGCGGTAACATTTATCGCCAGGCCGGACAGTTCGATGCGGCGATGAACGACTATAACCGCGCCATCGGCCTCGATACGACCGACCCCCGCGCCTACCACAATCGCGGCCTGATCTATCAGCGGCGCGGCAATCACGCGAAAGCGATCGAGGACTTCTCGACCGCCATCTCACTGTCGCCGAACTCCGCCGAGCCGTATAACGGCCGCGGCATCTCCTATGCCGCGCTGAACGACAACGACAATGCGTTCGCCGATTTCAACACCGCCATCACGCTGGATGGCAACCTGGCCGAATCCTGGGCGAACCAGGCTCTGATCTATGAGCGCCAGGGCAACCGCCAGAAGGCCTATCGATCATACGCCCAGGCGCTCAAGCTGGATCCGAAGTATCAGCCGGCCATGGATGGCGTGGCCCGGACACGCGGCACCACGGCCGCGAACTGA
- the rpsU gene encoding 30S ribosomal protein S21: protein MQVLVRDNNVDQALRALKKKMQREGIFREMKMRDYYEKPSQKRAREKAEAVRRVRKLARKRMQREGLIAGPPARPTPTR from the coding sequence GTGCAGGTACTGGTTCGCGATAACAATGTTGATCAGGCGCTCCGCGCTCTCAAGAAGAAAATGCAGCGCGAAGGCATTTTCCGCGAAATGAAGATGCGCGACTATTACGAGAAGCCTTCTCAGAAGCGCGCTCGTGAAAAGGCAGAAGCCGTTCGCCGCGTCCGCAAGCTCGCGCGCAAGCGCATGCAGCGCGAAGGCCTGATTGCTGGTCCTCCGGCGCGTCCGACGCCGACCCGGTGA
- a CDS encoding NAD(P)(+) transhydrogenase (Re/Si-specific) subunit beta: MSVNIAAFLYLVSGVLFIMALRGLSHPSTSRQGNRFGMVGMGIAILTTLALTTPTLTGWVLIILGLGIGGSIGAVIARRIAMTSMPQLVAGFHSLVGLAAVLVAAAALYAPSSFGIGEVGHIHGQALVEMSLGVAIGAITFTGSIIAFLKLDGRMSGRPIMLPMRHAINLAIFVGIVVLVGVLVVTESHVVFWLIVALALAFGVLLIIPIGGADMPVVVSMLNSYSGWAAAGIGFTLGNLALIITGALVGSSGAILSYIMCKGMNRSFISVILGGFGGENGVAAQDNSDKQVKLGSAEDAAYLMANASKVIIVPGYGMAVAQAQHALREMGDKLKEAGVEVKYAIHPVAGRMPGHMNVLLAEANVPYDDVFELEDINSDFGQADVAYVIGANDVTNPAARDDKTSPIYGMPILDVDKAKTCLFVKRSLGSGYAGIDNTLFYKDGTMMLLGDAKKVTEDIVKAMAH, encoded by the coding sequence ATGTCAGTCAATATCGCAGCCTTCCTCTATCTCGTCTCCGGCGTGCTGTTCATCATGGCGCTGCGGGGCCTGTCGCATCCCTCGACCTCACGCCAGGGCAACCGCTTCGGCATGGTCGGCATGGGGATCGCCATCCTCACGACCCTAGCGTTGACAACCCCGACGCTGACCGGCTGGGTGCTGATCATCCTCGGCCTTGGCATCGGTGGCTCGATCGGTGCGGTCATTGCGCGCCGCATCGCCATGACATCCATGCCGCAGCTGGTCGCCGGCTTCCACAGCCTTGTCGGCCTGGCCGCCGTGCTGGTCGCCGCCGCGGCACTCTATGCGCCGTCCTCCTTCGGCATTGGCGAAGTGGGTCATATCCACGGCCAGGCGCTGGTGGAAATGTCGCTCGGTGTCGCCATCGGCGCCATCACCTTCACCGGCTCAATCATTGCCTTCCTCAAGCTCGATGGCCGGATGTCGGGCCGGCCGATCATGCTGCCGATGCGGCATGCGATCAACCTCGCGATCTTTGTCGGCATCGTGGTTCTGGTCGGCGTGCTGGTCGTCACCGAAAGCCATGTCGTCTTCTGGCTGATCGTGGCGCTGGCGCTGGCCTTCGGCGTGCTGCTGATCATCCCGATCGGCGGCGCGGATATGCCCGTCGTCGTCTCGATGCTGAATTCCTATTCCGGCTGGGCTGCCGCCGGCATCGGCTTCACGCTCGGCAATCTGGCGCTGATCATCACCGGCGCGCTGGTCGGCTCGTCGGGCGCGATCCTCAGCTACATCATGTGCAAAGGCATGAACCGGTCCTTCATATCGGTCATTCTCGGCGGCTTCGGCGGCGAGAACGGTGTTGCGGCACAGGATAATTCCGACAAGCAGGTCAAGCTCGGCTCGGCCGAGGATGCGGCCTATCTGATGGCAAACGCCTCCAAGGTCATCATCGTGCCGGGCTACGGCATGGCTGTAGCCCAGGCCCAGCACGCGCTGAGGGAAATGGGCGACAAGCTCAAGGAGGCCGGCGTCGAGGTCAAATACGCCATCCATCCGGTCGCCGGCCGCATGCCGGGGCACATGAACGTGCTGCTCGCCGAGGCCAACGTGCCGTATGACGACGTGTTCGAACTCGAGGACATCAATTCCGATTTCGGCCAGGCCGATGTCGCCTATGTCATCGGCGCCAACGACGTCACCAATCCGGCAGCCCGCGACGACAAGACCTCACCGATCTACGGCATGCCGATCCTCGATGTCGACAAGGCCAAGACCTGCCTCTTCGTTAAGCGCTCGCTTGGTTCGGGATATGCGGGCATCGACAACACGCTGTTCTACAAGGATGGCACGATGATGCTGCTCGGCGATGCCAAGAAGGTCACCGAGGATATCGTCAAGGCGATGGCGCATTAA
- a CDS encoding sarcosine oxidase subunit gamma, which produces MSELETMRRSALAGFHGGSSAVSLTTAPNAARASLRAYPDAVAALSSALGVSLPTKPKASATGSGITALWLGPEEWLLIGPESTDFVALAAKANVFHAAVDISHRNIAIMVSGPGAKVAVNSACPHDLTEASFPVGACSRTVFGKMEIVLHRESEDTYRVECWRSFADYCFGMLAEGAADAAL; this is translated from the coding sequence ATGTCTGAGCTTGAAACCATGCGCCGCTCCGCGCTTGCCGGCTTCCACGGCGGCTCCTCCGCCGTCAGCCTGACCACCGCGCCGAACGCGGCCCGCGCCTCGCTGCGCGCCTATCCCGATGCGGTCGCCGCGCTCTCGTCGGCGCTCGGCGTGTCCCTGCCGACCAAGCCGAAGGCCTCGGCGACGGGCAGCGGTATCACCGCGCTCTGGCTCGGGCCGGAGGAGTGGCTGCTGATCGGCCCGGAAAGCACCGATTTCGTGGCGCTCGCCGCGAAGGCGAACGTCTTTCATGCGGCGGTCGATATTTCCCATCGCAATATCGCGATCATGGTCTCGGGACCGGGCGCCAAGGTAGCTGTGAATTCGGCCTGCCCGCACGACCTGACCGAAGCGAGCTTTCCGGTCGGCGCCTGCAGCCGCACGGTGTTCGGCAAGATGGAGATCGTGCTCCATCGCGAAAGCGAGGACACATATCGTGTCGAGTGCTGGCGCTCGTTCGCGGATTATTGCTTCGGCATGCTGGCGGAAGGGGCTGCGGACGCGGCGCTTTGA
- a CDS encoding sarcosine oxidase subunit alpha: MSAANRISGKGRLTPAKTARFTFDGRVLNALEGDSVASALLANGIHLAGRSFKYHRARGILTAGPEEPNALFDISRDAGRATPNVRGTMQEVYDGLTVKSQNRWPSLAFDVSGFNNLLSPFFAAGFYYKTFMWPKAAWKAIYEPFIRNAAGLGVAPKEADPDHYSNRFAHCDVLVAGGGAAGIAAALAAAETGASVIIADERAAFGGSLHFDTGVTIDGQEGFAWAQAMTAKLAAMPNVTVLTRTTVFGYYAQNFIGLVERVSEHLASPDRSLPRERMWQVRAKRVILATGAIERHMVFDGNDRPGVMLASAARTYLNHFGVAVGAKVGVYTSHDSAYEAAFDLKSAGVQIPVIVDIRDKPGEAVLAKARELGINVQAGSSVLKTGGKLRVSSMTVARCGMRSGEKINVDALLVSSGWTPSVHLFSQSRGKVAFDAELQRFVPGTYAQDCLSVGACNGTNSLEASIEEALGAGQLMAQATGASGSSSLSINATQAFDWTGGMTGAADGAGPENSSAKAFVDFQHDVCAKDIRLAVREGMHSIEHIKRYTTNGMATDQGKTSNIHGLAIAAEALGKPIPEVGLTTFRAPYTPVTFGAIVNHARGPLFDPARKTPMHKWEEDHGAVFEDVGIWKRAWFYPKAGESMHQAVDRECKTVRTVAGVFDASTLGKIEVVGPDAAKFMNIMYTNSWDTLKPGRCRYGIMLREDGFVYDDGVVGRLAEDRFHVTTTTGGAPRVMQHMEDYLQTEFPDLKVFLTSTTEQWAVIAVQGPKAREIIEPLLEGIDMSNEAFPHMSVVEGKIAGVPTRLFRMTFAGELGFEVNVPADYGHAVWEAIWARAEPLGACAYGTEAMHILRAEKGYIIVGQDTDGTVTPDDAGLGWAVGKKKADFVGIRGLKRPDLVAEGRKQLVGLRTKDPKEVLEEGAQVVADPNQPVPMKMLGHVTSSYWSENCGHSIAMALVAGGRSKMGQTLYVPMADRVIPVEVCDAVFYDKEGGRINV, translated from the coding sequence ATGAGTGCAGCCAACCGTATATCGGGCAAGGGCCGCCTGACGCCCGCCAAGACCGCGCGCTTCACCTTCGACGGCCGCGTGCTCAATGCGCTGGAAGGCGATAGCGTCGCTTCGGCGCTGCTCGCCAACGGCATCCATCTCGCTGGGCGTTCGTTCAAGTATCACCGGGCGCGCGGTATCCTCACCGCAGGTCCGGAAGAACCCAACGCGCTGTTCGACATTTCGCGCGACGCCGGCAGGGCGACGCCGAACGTGCGCGGCACGATGCAGGAAGTCTATGACGGACTGACCGTGAAGTCGCAGAACCGCTGGCCGTCGCTCGCCTTCGATGTCAGTGGCTTCAACAATCTTCTGTCGCCCTTTTTCGCGGCCGGCTTCTACTACAAGACCTTCATGTGGCCGAAAGCTGCCTGGAAGGCGATCTATGAACCCTTCATTCGCAATGCCGCCGGTCTCGGCGTGGCACCGAAGGAGGCCGACCCGGATCACTATTCCAATCGCTTTGCCCATTGCGACGTGCTGGTGGCGGGCGGTGGTGCAGCGGGCATCGCTGCGGCGCTTGCTGCGGCCGAAACCGGCGCCAGCGTCATCATCGCGGATGAACGCGCCGCATTCGGTGGCTCGCTGCATTTCGACACTGGCGTGACCATCGACGGACAGGAAGGCTTTGCCTGGGCGCAGGCGATGACGGCGAAGCTCGCCGCCATGCCGAATGTCACGGTGCTGACCCGCACGACGGTGTTCGGCTATTACGCGCAGAATTTCATCGGCCTGGTCGAGCGGGTTTCCGAACATCTCGCCAGCCCCGACAGGTCGCTGCCGCGCGAACGAATGTGGCAGGTCCGCGCCAAGCGGGTGATCCTGGCGACCGGCGCCATCGAGCGCCACATGGTGTTCGACGGCAACGATCGGCCGGGCGTCATGCTCGCCTCCGCCGCGCGCACCTATCTCAATCATTTCGGCGTCGCGGTGGGTGCCAAGGTCGGCGTCTATACCTCGCACGACTCGGCCTATGAAGCCGCCTTCGACCTCAAGTCCGCCGGGGTACAGATTCCTGTGATCGTCGATATCAGAGACAAGCCGGGCGAGGCAGTGCTGGCCAAGGCCCGCGAACTCGGCATTAATGTCCAGGCGGGTTCCTCCGTGCTGAAGACCGGCGGCAAGCTGCGCGTTTCCTCGATGACCGTTGCGCGTTGCGGCATGCGGAGCGGCGAAAAGATCAATGTCGATGCGCTGCTGGTGTCGTCGGGCTGGACGCCGTCGGTGCACCTCTTCTCGCAGTCGCGCGGCAAGGTCGCCTTCGATGCCGAGCTCCAGCGCTTCGTGCCGGGCACTTATGCGCAGGATTGTCTGTCGGTTGGCGCCTGCAACGGCACCAATTCGCTGGAAGCCTCGATCGAGGAAGCGCTGGGCGCCGGCCAGTTGATGGCGCAGGCGACCGGTGCGAGCGGCTCCTCGAGCCTCTCGATCAACGCGACCCAGGCCTTCGACTGGACCGGCGGCATGACCGGTGCGGCCGATGGTGCTGGGCCCGAGAATTCCTCCGCAAAGGCCTTCGTCGATTTCCAGCACGATGTCTGCGCCAAGGATATCCGCCTCGCGGTGCGCGAAGGCATGCATTCGATCGAGCACATCAAGCGCTACACCACCAACGGCATGGCCACCGATCAGGGCAAGACGTCCAATATCCATGGTCTCGCCATCGCCGCCGAAGCGCTCGGCAAGCCGATTCCTGAAGTGGGCCTCACCACGTTCCGCGCGCCTTATACGCCGGTGACCTTCGGCGCGATCGTCAACCATGCGCGCGGTCCGCTGTTCGACCCGGCGCGCAAGACGCCGATGCACAAATGGGAAGAGGACCACGGCGCCGTCTTCGAAGACGTCGGCATCTGGAAGCGCGCCTGGTTCTATCCGAAGGCCGGCGAGAGCATGCACCAGGCGGTCGATCGCGAATGCAAGACGGTTCGCACCGTGGCGGGCGTCTTCGATGCGTCGACGCTCGGCAAGATCGAGGTCGTCGGCCCCGACGCCGCCAAGTTCATGAACATCATGTACACCAATAGCTGGGATACGCTGAAGCCGGGTCGTTGCCGCTACGGCATTATGCTGCGCGAGGACGGCTTCGTCTATGACGACGGCGTCGTCGGACGGCTTGCCGAGGATCGCTTCCATGTGACGACCACGACGGGCGGCGCGCCGCGCGTCATGCAGCATATGGAAGACTATCTGCAGACCGAGTTCCCTGACCTCAAGGTGTTTCTCACCTCGACCACCGAACAGTGGGCGGTCATCGCGGTGCAGGGTCCGAAGGCGCGCGAGATCATCGAGCCGCTGCTCGAGGGTATCGACATGTCGAACGAGGCCTTCCCGCATATGAGCGTGGTCGAAGGCAAGATCGCAGGCGTTCCGACGCGTCTCTTCCGCATGACCTTTGCCGGCGAGCTCGGCTTCGAAGTGAATGTCCCGGCCGATTACGGCCATGCCGTGTGGGAAGCGATCTGGGCACGCGCCGAACCGCTCGGCGCCTGCGCCTATGGCACCGAGGCGATGCATATCCTGCGCGCCGAGAAGGGCTACATCATCGTCGGCCAGGACACCGATGGCACCGTGACGCCCGACGATGCCGGCCTCGGCTGGGCCGTTGGCAAGAAGAAAGCCGATTTCGTCGGCATCCGTGGCCTCAAGCGGCCGGACCTCGTGGCCGAGGGCCGCAAGCAGCTTGTGGGCTTGCGCACCAAGGATCCGAAGGAAGTGCTGGAGGAGGGGGCGCAGGTGGTCGCCGATCCCAACCAGCCGGTGCCGATGAAGATGCTCGGCCATGTCACGTCTTCGTACTGGTCGGAGAATTGCGGCCATTCGATCGCCATGGCGCTGGTCGCCGGCGGCCGGTCGAAGATGGGCCAGACGCTCTACGTGCCGATGGCCGATCGCGTGATCCCGGTCGAGGTCTGTGACGCCGTGTTCTATGACAAGGAAGGAGGCCGGATCAATGTCTGA
- a CDS encoding sarcosine oxidase subunit delta, whose protein sequence is MLLIHCPYCQEDRAELEFRNGDEAHILRPENITEISDEEFENYFFLRDNPKGLVFERWRHVSGCGKFFRAVRHTVTDKFVMTYRQDEPKPDQATIDARMAGGVK, encoded by the coding sequence ATGCTGCTTATCCACTGCCCCTATTGTCAGGAAGACCGTGCGGAACTCGAATTCCGCAACGGTGACGAGGCGCATATCCTGCGCCCGGAAAACATCACCGAGATCTCGGACGAAGAGTTCGAGAACTATTTCTTCCTGCGCGACAATCCCAAGGGCCTCGTCTTCGAGCGCTGGCGGCATGTCTCCGGTTGCGGCAAGTTCTTCCGCGCGGTCCGTCATACCGTCACCGACAAGTTCGTGATGACATACCGGCAGGATGAGCCGAAGCCCGACCAGGCGACGATCGACGCGCGCATGGCAGGAGGCGTAAAATGA
- a CDS encoding proton-translocating transhydrogenase family protein — MASETVNQALDNLDKAVTSVRDAVATQPSISDAVHTLSGGAIDPFVFQMAIFVLAIFVGYYVVWSVTPALHTPLMAVTNAISSVIVVGALLAVGLSVSGIATGMGFVALILASINIFGGFLVTQRMLAMYKKKDK; from the coding sequence ATGGCATCCGAAACCGTCAACCAGGCCCTCGACAATCTCGACAAGGCGGTCACATCAGTCCGCGACGCCGTCGCGACCCAGCCGTCGATATCAGACGCCGTACACACGCTATCCGGTGGTGCGATCGATCCCTTCGTCTTCCAGATGGCGATCTTCGTGCTTGCCATCTTCGTTGGCTACTATGTCGTCTGGTCGGTGACGCCGGCGCTGCACACGCCACTCATGGCCGTCACCAACGCGATCTCGTCGGTCATCGTGGTCGGCGCACTGCTCGCGGTCGGCCTGTCGGTCAGCGGCATCGCCACCGGCATGGGCTTCGTGGCGCTGATCCTCGCCTCGATCAACATCTTCGGCGGCTTCCTCGTCACCCAGCGCATGCTCGCCATGTACAAGAAAAAAGACAAGTGA
- a CDS encoding CopG family ribbon-helix-helix protein, translated as MANSPFSLRLSPDLKERLDAVAESEDRSASYVATKAIEAFLDSRDSMHAAVKAAIEEADKGVFVSSEAVDRWMESWGTDNELPMPEPDVFLDPSRK; from the coding sequence GTGGCTAACAGCCCATTTTCACTGAGATTGTCGCCAGACCTCAAGGAACGGCTTGATGCCGTCGCCGAGAGTGAGGACCGTTCTGCGTCATATGTCGCGACCAAGGCGATCGAGGCATTTCTGGACTCTAGAGATTCGATGCACGCCGCCGTAAAGGCCGCGATCGAGGAAGCAGACAAGGGGGTCTTTGTATCATCCGAAGCGGTAGACAGGTGGATGGAATCTTGGGGCACCGACAATGAGTTGCCCATGCCCGAACCGGATGTCTTCCTTGATCCGTCGCGCAAATGA
- a CDS encoding BrnA antitoxin family protein — protein MNKPETFDEFQPGRGYTKEDWDEVSDNPEWTEEDFKLARPFAEVFPELAASVARSRGRPSRKPKKQVTLRLDADLIARYKASGKGWQSRINDDLRKVSGL, from the coding sequence ATGAACAAGCCCGAGACATTTGACGAGTTCCAGCCCGGTCGTGGCTACACCAAAGAGGACTGGGATGAGGTCAGCGACAATCCGGAATGGACGGAGGAGGACTTCAAACTCGCCCGGCCTTTCGCAGAGGTCTTTCCGGAGCTTGCTGCCAGCGTCGCGCGCAGCCGTGGACGGCCGAGTCGAAAGCCCAAAAAACAGGTCACGCTTCGGCTCGATGCCGATCTCATCGCCCGCTACAAGGCGTCGGGCAAGGGCTGGCAAAGCCGGATCAACGACGATCTCAGGAAGGTCTCGGGGCTCTAA
- a CDS encoding sarcosine oxidase subunit beta — MRKYSVFAVAREALRGHSGWEKQWTSPEPKSEYDVVIIGAGGHGLGTAYYLAKEHGITNIAVIEKGWLGGGNTGRNTTIIRSNYLYDESAGIYNHALKMWDNLSQDFNYNVMYSPRGVMMLAHNVHDVQVLKRHIHANRLNGVENEWLTPEEAKEYCPPLNISKGARYPVVGATLQRKGGTARHDAVAWGYARGASDRGVDIIQNCEVTGIRRGPDGSVQGVETSRGYIGAKKVGVVAAGHTSVVMEMAGVKLPLVSYPLQALVSEPIKPIVPCVIMSNTVHAYISQSDKGELVIGAGTDQYASYSQTGGLHIINHTLDAICEMFPIFTRMKMMRSWGGIVDVTPDRSPILAKTPVKGLYVNCGWGTGGFKATPGSAHVFAHTIARDEPHPINAPFTLERFRNGRLIDEAAAAAVAH; from the coding sequence ATGCGCAAATACTCGGTTTTCGCCGTCGCCCGCGAGGCTTTGAGAGGCCATAGCGGCTGGGAAAAACAATGGACCTCGCCCGAGCCCAAGTCTGAATACGACGTCGTTATCATCGGCGCCGGCGGCCACGGTCTTGGTACGGCTTACTATCTCGCCAAGGAACATGGCATCACCAATATCGCGGTGATCGAAAAGGGCTGGCTGGGTGGCGGCAATACCGGACGCAATACCACTATCATCCGCTCGAACTATCTCTATGACGAAAGCGCCGGCATCTATAATCATGCGCTGAAAATGTGGGACAATCTCTCCCAGGATTTCAACTACAATGTCATGTACTCGCCGCGCGGCGTGATGATGCTGGCGCATAACGTGCATGACGTGCAGGTGCTCAAGCGGCATATCCACGCCAACCGCCTCAACGGCGTCGAGAACGAATGGCTCACCCCCGAGGAAGCCAAGGAATATTGTCCGCCGCTCAATATCTCCAAAGGCGCGCGCTACCCGGTTGTCGGCGCGACCTTGCAGCGCAAGGGCGGCACGGCCCGCCACGATGCGGTGGCCTGGGGCTATGCGCGCGGCGCATCCGATCGCGGCGTCGACATCATCCAGAATTGCGAAGTCACCGGCATCCGCCGCGGCCCCGATGGCTCGGTCCAGGGCGTCGAGACGTCGCGCGGCTATATCGGCGCCAAGAAGGTGGGTGTCGTGGCGGCCGGCCACACCTCGGTCGTCATGGAAATGGCCGGCGTCAAGTTGCCGTTGGTGTCCTATCCGCTGCAGGCGCTGGTGTCCGAGCCGATCAAGCCGATCGTTCCCTGCGTGATCATGTCCAACACGGTGCATGCCTATATCTCGCAGTCCGACAAGGGCGAGCTGGTGATCGGTGCCGGCACCGACCAGTATGCGTCCTATTCGCAGACCGGCGGGCTGCACATCATCAACCACACGCTCGATGCGATCTGCGAAATGTTCCCGATCTTCACGCGCATGAAGATGATGCGCTCGTGGGGCGGCATCGTCGACGTGACGCCGGATCGCTCGCCGATCCTGGCCAAGACACCGGTCAAGGGCCTCTATGTGAACTGCGGCTGGGGCACCGGCGGCTTCAAGGCGACGCCGGGCTCGGCGCATGTCTTCGCCCATACAATCGCCCGCGACGAACCGCACCCGATCAATGCGCCGTTCACGCTCGAACGCTTCCGCAATGGCCGCCTGATCGACGAAGCGGCTGCCGCCGCTGTCGCGCACTAA
- a CDS encoding Re/Si-specific NAD(P)(+) transhydrogenase subunit alpha, whose protein sequence is MAATVYISRETVGGEPRVACSPETVKKMKALGLDIVVETGAGTLSRIPDGEYEKLGARIGSATDAKRADVVLKVRRPAPKEIKTYKSGAIVIAIMDPYGNEKAIAEMATAGLSTFAMELMPRITRAQSMDVLSSQANLAGYQAVIDAASVYDRAMPMMMTAAGTVPAAKVFVMGAGVAGLQAIATARRLGAVVSATDVRPAAKEQVASLGGKFIAIEDDEFKAAETAAGYAKPMSAEYQAKQAALVAEHIAKQDIVITTALIPGRPAPRLVTRDMLKAMKPGSVAVDLAIERGGNIEGAVADQVADVEGVRVIAYANVPGRIAASASLLYAKNLVTFLETLISKETKELTINLDDELVKATMLTHGGQVVHPNFGGAVPAAVKEG, encoded by the coding sequence GTGGCAGCAACAGTTTATATTTCGCGTGAAACCGTTGGAGGCGAGCCGCGCGTTGCGTGTTCGCCGGAAACGGTGAAGAAGATGAAGGCGCTTGGGCTCGATATCGTGGTCGAGACAGGCGCCGGCACGCTTTCCCGTATTCCCGATGGCGAATATGAGAAGCTGGGCGCCCGGATCGGCTCGGCCACCGATGCCAAGAGAGCCGACGTCGTACTCAAGGTACGTCGGCCGGCGCCGAAGGAAATCAAGACTTACAAGTCAGGCGCGATCGTCATTGCGATCATGGATCCCTATGGCAATGAAAAGGCCATCGCCGAGATGGCGACCGCCGGTCTTTCGACCTTTGCCATGGAACTGATGCCGCGCATCACCCGCGCCCAATCCATGGACGTACTGTCCTCGCAGGCCAATCTCGCCGGCTACCAGGCCGTGATCGATGCAGCCTCGGTCTATGACCGCGCCATGCCGATGATGATGACGGCCGCCGGCACCGTGCCCGCCGCCAAGGTCTTCGTGATGGGCGCCGGCGTTGCAGGCTTGCAGGCCATCGCCACCGCCCGCCGCCTCGGTGCCGTCGTCTCGGCCACCGACGTGCGCCCCGCCGCCAAGGAACAGGTCGCATCGCTTGGCGGCAAGTTCATCGCTATCGAGGACGATGAATTCAAGGCGGCCGAGACTGCGGCCGGTTACGCCAAGCCGATGTCGGCCGAATACCAGGCCAAGCAGGCGGCACTCGTTGCCGAGCACATTGCCAAGCAGGATATCGTCATCACCACGGCCTTGATCCCCGGCCGGCCGGCACCGCGTCTTGTCACCCGCGACATGCTGAAGGCGATGAAGCCGGGCTCTGTCGCTGTCGATCTTGCCATCGAGCGCGGCGGCAATATCGAAGGCGCCGTCGCCGATCAGGTCGCCGATGTCGAGGGCGTGCGTGTCATCGCCTATGCCAATGTGCCCGGCAGGATCGCGGCATCGGCCTCGCTGCTTTATGCCAAGAACCTCGTCACCTTCCTCGAGACGCTGATCTCGAAGGAGACCAAGGAATTGACGATCAATCTCGACGACGAACTGGTCAAGGCGACCATGCTGACCCATGGCGGCCAGGTCGTGCATCCGAATTTCGGCGGCGCTGTGCCTGCCGCAGTCAAGGAGGGCTGA